One window of Phoenix dactylifera cultivar Barhee BC4 chromosome 5, palm_55x_up_171113_PBpolish2nd_filt_p, whole genome shotgun sequence genomic DNA carries:
- the LOC103712188 gene encoding auxin-responsive protein SAUR32-like, translating into MRGEDIHKQHHHHNHHQRLLSFHFHMPHLSHGHGHGHEKGMSLPAAMAPMRKGWMGIRVGQEGEEQERFVVPVDYLKHPLFVGLLDQAEKEYGFEHKGAITIPCGVDHFRHVQGIIDRDTAAAAHHHHHHLAGCFRA; encoded by the coding sequence aTGAGAGGTGAAGATATACACAAacaacatcatcatcataaCCACCATCAGCGTTTGCTGAGCTTTCACTTCCACATGCCCCACCTGAGCCACGGGCACGGGCACGGGCACGAGAAGGGGATGAGTCTTCCGGCGGCGATGGCTCCGATGAGGAAGGGGTGGATGGGGATAAGAGTGGGCCAGGAGGGGGAGGAGCAGGAGCGGTTCGTGGTGCCGGTGGACTACTTGAAGCACCCGCTCTTCGTGGGGCTGCTCGACCAGGCCGAGAAGGAGTACGGGTTCGAGCACAAGGGCGCCATCACCATCCCCTGTGGCGTCGATCACTTCCGCCACGTTCAGGGCATCATCGACCGcgacaccgccgccgccgcccaccaccaccaccaccacttgGCTGGATGCTTTAGggcttga